CGCCGGCGAGCTCGAGGTCCTGATCGGCTACGACATCCGCTACTGGCGAGAGCTGGGGCGGCTGGTCTCCGCCAACGACCACATCGCCGACTTCCTGCACCGGCTGCGCGTCCAGGCCTGGGTCTTCTCGGTGCCCCGCCTGCGGGCGGACCGCGAGTTCACCCGCTGGCTGTGGAGCGGGCACGTGGAGCTCGTCGACGCGATCACCCGCGGCGACGCGGAGGCCGCCGTCGCGGTCGTACGGGAGTACAACGCGCGGTCGCTGGAGTGGGCGGACCTGCTGGCGGACCAGGAGGGCCCGGAGCGGCGCACCGGCTGAGGTGCGGATCCGGGCCGAGCAGCGCCGAGCAGCGCCGAGCCGGGCGGATCCGGGCGGATCCGGGGCTGATCCGGACCGAGCAGCGCCGAGCCGGGCGGGTCCGGCCGGCACAGGGCGGATCCGGGCCGGGTCGGGCCCGGCCGAGGGGGTCCGTGCCGGGTTGAGGCGGTTCCTCCGGGGGCAGTTCCCGGGCGGGGTGTGCGCGGGCGGAGGGCCCGACTACCCTGGCCGTCCCTGCAAACCGACCGTACCGACCCCGCAACTGACGGAGAGCGAGCCTCCCTTGGCCTGTGACCTGTGGCTGGTCCCCCTCGTCGACGTGCTGTGCCACAGCGCCGACAATCCCTTCGCCGAAGAGATCGCCGCCTACGACCACGCCCTCACCACGGCCGGCCTGCCGACCGTGCCCGTCTACGCGTACATGCCGGGACTCACCGGGGACGTCGCCCCGGTCGCCGGCTTCGACTACGAGGCCCTGCACTTCCTGCGCCGCGCCTACCTGCTCCAGATGTGCGGGCTGCCGGTCGAGCCGGTCGGGGAGCTCGGCGGCGACTACGAGCAGCTCCTGGAGATGTTCGAGGCCACCGCGCAGCAGTCCCACCTGGTCTGGCACTACGACCACGCGGGCGCCTACGTGCCGGTCGACTTCCCCGCGCCCCTCTCCAACGACGAGCTCCTGGAGGGCGGCGGCCCGCTGGGCTCCTCGCACGGTCTCCTGCGCGAGCTGCAGTTCGTCGCGCCCGCGATCGGCATCGACCCGGCCAACCCGCCCGCCGCGCCCCGGGCCCCGGAGCGGCCCACCGCCCTGGAGGAGCCCGCCGCCCCCGTCCCGTACCAGGACGACAGCCCCTTCGCCCGCGAGCGGCACGTCTGGCTCGGCCTCCACGCGGCGGCGACCCGCAGCCTGGGCCAGGGCTCGATGATCGTCCTGAGCTGACGGGTCCCGACCCGGCCCCACGCGTCGCCCCACCCCCCACCGGGCAGGCATCCGGCCAGGGGCCGCCGCCACCCGTACGGAATTCCCCCGTACGGGCCTCAGCGCGGCTCCGGCGGCCGCTGCCGCGGCATGTTCGGCCGGGTGCCCGGGGGCAGCGGGAAGCGGCCCGAGGGGTGCCCGCTCTCGGGGCGGGCCACCGAGGTGCCCACGGCCTGCAGGGCCAGCGGGGCCGGGCCCGAGCGGAACTCCACCATCCAGTCCGCCGTCTCCGCCCGGACCAGCTCCGTCACGTCCTCCGAGAAGCGGCGCAGCACGCCCAGGCAGCGCTCGGCGGCCTCGCTGGCCGTGCCCTCCGTCGGACCGAGCACCTCGCGCACGCTCTCCGAGGCCCAGTCGAACTGGAGCGCCTGGAGGCGGCGCTGCACCGCCTGGGCGGTGGCCACGTCCCTCATCCAGCCCGAGGTGAGCCCGAAGTACCGGTCGCAGGCCAGACAGGCCGCGCCGAGCAGCAGCGAGAGGTAGCCCCAGCCGGCGGTGCCCTCGGCGGCCCCGGTCAGGTCGAGCAGCGGCAGCGCGGCGCCCGCGATCACCCCGAGGGCGGTGCCCACGCGCAGCGCCCGGGCGCTGCGGCGCTTCCAGACGCGGTCGGAGAGGTACCACTCGGCGGTGCGCAGCGCGTTCGACTCGACCCAGCGGTAGAGCTCGTCGAGGCGCTCGGCGGGCTCGCCCCAGTCGCCGAGGGGGAAGGGGGCCCCGGTCAGGTCGCGGTCCGGCGCCGGACCTCCGCCCTTGCCCGGGCCTTCGGGATTCCCCGGCTGCGGCTGCATGTCCGGCTGCTGGCTCACCGGGGAACTCCTCTGTTCAGCTCAGCGCTCGTGTCCTTCTGTGACGTGCGGTGCACGTGGTGCCTGCCCTTCCTACCGCCGAATGGTGGGCCGCGGGCCCGGAATCCCGGGATTTCCGCCCTCAAGAGGGTCTTGATCAGGTAGAGGAGCCCGCAGTTTCTCACCCGAAAGTGTTGTGTCGGCACCCCGGTCGGGGACCACGTAGGCTCGGCTTACCGACATCCGCATCCGTATCCGCGTACGCAGACCAGCAGGAGTGAGTGACCGTGATCCCCGGTGGTGGCCAGCCCAACATGCAGCAGCTCCTCCAGCAGGCGCAGAAGATGCAGCAGGACCTCGCCCGCGCCCAGGAGGAGCTCGCGCGCACCGAGGTCGAGGGCCAGGCGGGCGGTGGCCTGGTCAAGGCGACCGTGACCGGCGCCGGCGAGCTGCGCGCCCTGGTGATCGACCCGAAGGCGGTCGACCCGGAGGACACCGAGACGCTGGCCGACCTGATCGTGGCCGCCGTGCAGGCCGCCAACGACAACGCGCAGCAGCTGCAGCAGGCCACGATGGGCCCGCTGGCGCAGGGTCTGGGCGGCATGCCGGGGCTGGGTTTCTGACCCGGACGGCGGGCCCGCGGCCCCGTCCCCGGCCCGGCCGGCTTTCCCGTACACCTTCAAAGGCCGGTTTCCAGCCACTACCGTAAGAATCAAGCACTCCCGAGAAGGGCGTTCCGTTGTACGAAGGCGTGGTTCAGGACCTCATCGACGAGCTGGGCAGGCTGCCCGGCGTCGGTCCCAAGAGCGCGCAGCGGATCGCCTTCCACATCCTCCAGGCCGAGCCCACGGACGTGCGGCGGCTCGCGCAGGCGCTCCTGGAGGTCAAGGAGAAGGTCCGGTTCTGCGCGGTCTGCGGCAACGTGGCGCAGCAGGAGCAGTGCAACATCTGCCGCGACCCGCGCCGCGACCTCACGGTCATCTGTGTGGTCGAGGAGCCGAAGGACGTCGTGGCGATCGAGCGGACCCGCGAGTTCCGCGGCCGCTACCACGTGCTCGGCGGCGCGATCAGCCCCATCGAGGGCGTCGGCCCGGACGACCTGCGGATCCGCGAGCTGCTGGCGCGCCTCGCGGACGGCGCGGTCACCGAGCTGATCCTGGCGACCGATCCCAACCTGGAGGGCGAGGCCACCGCGACGTACCTGGCGCGGATGATCAAGCCCATGGGCCTCAAGGTGACGCGTCTGGCGAGCGGGCTGCCGGTCGGCGGCGATCTCGAATACGCGGACGAGGTGACCCTGGGGCGTGCCTTCGAGGGGCGGCGGCTGCTAGATGTATGACGACCGGGTCCGTGCGCACGACGGCGCACTCTCAGGGAGGCTCCTCGATGTCTGACGCCACACTGCACTCCATCACGCAGGATCCGGACGACTTCGCCGTCCAGATCGCGGACTCGATCGAGAGCTTCATCGTCGCGACGACCGAGGTCGCCAAGGGCGACGAGCCGGACAGCGCGGTGCCCTTCCTGCTCCTGGAGGTCTCCCAGCTGCTGCTCGCCGGCGGGCGGCTCGGCGCGCACGAGGACATCGTCCCGGACGAGCGGTACGAGCCCGACCCGGGCCCGGACGTGGACGTGGACGAGCTGCGCATGGGGTTCGCGGTGCTCCTGGAGCCGGTGGACGTGTTCTCGGAGGTCTTCGACCCGTACGAGCCGCGCAAGGCCCCGGTCCCGGCCCGCATCTCCGACAACCTGGCCGACATCGTCACCGACCTGCGGCACGGCCTGGCCCACTACCGGGCGGGCCGCACCAGCGAGGCGCTGTGGTGGTGGCAGTTCTCGTACTTCTCCAACTGGGGCCCCACCGCCTCCGCCACCCTGCGCGCCCTCCAGTCCCTCGTCGCCCACGTCCGCCTGGACCAGCCGCTCGCCGCGCTGGACGGCCTCGACACGGACGAGGACCTGACCGAGGACGACCTCGCCGAGGAGGCGGGCCGCGTGATGGCCGAGGAGATCGCCGGCCCCCTGGGACTGGGCCGCCCGAAGGGCTGAGGGGCCGGGCGGGGCGTTTGGATAGCGGCGCTGTCTGGGTCGTTCTCGCGTGGATAGTGGCGGTGTCTGGGTCGTTCCCGCATGGATAGCGGCGCTGTCTGGGTCGCTCTCGCATGGGGAGCGGTGCTATCCACGCCCACCCTGTACGGAGAGCGGTGCTATCCACGCCCACCCTGTACGGAGAGCGGCGCTATCCACGCCGCCCTGCACGGAGAGCGGCGCTACCCACGCCGCCCCCGCATCTCGCCCCCCTAGAGCCGCCCCGCCTCCACGATCCGGCTCAGGAAGCGCTGGGTCCGTTCGTGGGACGGTGCGCCGAAGATCTCGGCCGGGGTGCCGCGCTCCAGGACGACGCCGTCGGCCAGGAAGCAGACCTGGTCGGCGACCTCGCGGGCGAAGCCCATCTCGTGGGTGGCGATGACCATGGTCATGCCCTCCTCCTTGAGGTCCCGGACCACGTTCAGGACCTCGCCCACCAGCTCGGGGTCGAGCGCCGCGGTCACCTCGTCGAGGAGCAGCAGGCGCGGGCGGCTCGCGAGGGCGCGGGCGATGGCGACGCGCTGCTGCTGGCCGCCGCTGAGCCGGTCCGGGTACTCGCCGGCCTTGTCGCCGAGACCGAGCCGGACGAGCAGCTCGCGGGCCCGCTCCTCGGCCTCCCGGCGCTCCGCCTTGTGGACGCGGCGCGGGGCGAGCGTGATGTTGTCGAGCACGCTCATGTGCGGGAACAGGTTGTAGGCCTGGAAGACCACGCCGATCCGGCGCCGTACGGTGTCGGCGTCGACGCGCGGGTCGGTGATCTCCTCGCCGTCCAGGAAGATCGCGCCGTCGTCGATCTCCTCCAGGAGGTTGGCGCAGCGCAGCAGCGTGGACTTGCCGGAGCCGGAGGCGCCGATGAGCACGGTGACCGAGTGCTGCGGGACCTCCAGGTCGACCTCGCGCAGCACGGGGTGCCCGGCGTAGGTCTTGCGGACGGATTCGAGCCTCAGGACCGCGGTCATACGGTGCCTCCCTGCGACTGGCGCCGGTTCATGCGGGCCGTGACCCAGTCGGTGAAGCGGGTCATGGGGATGGTGAGCAGGACGAACACGAGGCCCGCGACGACGTACGGGGTGTAGTTGAAGGTCTTGCTGGAGAGGATCTGCGCCGCGTACACGGCGTCGACCGCGCCCGCGATGGAGACCAGGCCGGTGTCCTTCTGGAGCGACACCAGGTCGTTGAGGAGCGGCGGGACGACCCGGCGGACGGCCTGCGGCAGGACGACGAAGCGCATGGTCTGCGCGTTGGAGAGGCCGAGCGAGCGGGCGGCGGCGCGCTGGCTGGGGTGGACGCTCTCGATGCCGGCCCGGAAGACCTCGGCCATGTACGCCGAGTAGGTCAGCACGAGCGCGGTGCCGCCGAGCACGACGGGGTCGGTGGGGACGCCCTGGAGGCGCAGCGCGGGAACGCCGAAGATCACCGCGAGCAGGCAGATGATCAGCGGCAGGCCGCGGAAGAAGTCGACGTACGCGGTGGCCAGCGCGCGCAGCGGGAAGAAGGCCGGGCCGCGCAGGGTGCGGGCGACGGCGAGCAGCAGGCCGAGGACGAGCGTGACGGCGCCGCAGACGACGAGGAGCTGCAGGTTGAGCCAGAGGCCGTCGAGGACCTTGGGCAGCGCCTGGCGCGCGTACTCGGCGTTGAAGAAGGTCTCTTTGGTGCGCGGCCAGCCCGGGGAGCCGGTGACGACGAGGAAGAGCACCGTCAGGGTGAGGGCGGTGCTCAGGGTGGCGACCGCCGTCGCGCGGCGGGTGCGGGAGCGCTTGTAGCGCTCGCGCTCGATCCGCCGCTGCGACGGCCGGTACATGTGACCGGGGGCGTCCTCCCCGGCCTCCCCGGCGTTCCCCTGCTTCTCCACGGTGGTCACTTGAGCACCGGCGCGCCGGCGGCGTCGGACAGCCACTGCTTCTCGATGGCGGCCAGGGTCCCGTCCTTGCGGAGCGCGTCGACGGCCTGCGAGACGCAGGAGGTCAGCGCGCTGTCCTTGTCGAGGACGAGGCCGAACTGCTCCTTGGCGGCGCCGGCGGGGGTCTCGAACTGGCCGACGACCTTGGCCTCGGTGACCTCGGCCCCGGTGATGTAGAACGCGGTGGGGAGGTCGACGACGATCGCGTCGACCTGGCCGTTCTTGAGGGCGGCCTTGGCGAGGTCGTTCTTCTGGAAGACCGACGGCTGCTGGTCCGGCTTGATGAGGTCGTTGATGACGTCGAGGCTGGTGGTGCCGACCTGCGCGCCGAGCTTGGCGCCCTTGAGGTCGGCGAGGCTGGTCGCCTTGGCGGCCTTGGAGTTCTTCAGGGCGATGATCGTCTGGCGGACGTCGTAGTAGCCGGAGGACAGGTCCACGGCCTTGCGGCGGTCCTCGTTGATCGACACCTGGTTGATGTCGAAGTCGAAGGTCTTGGCGCCGGGGGCGAAGGCGTTGTTGAAGGCGACCTTCTGCCAGACGACGTCACCCTTGGCGAAGCCGAGCTTCTGGGCGACGGCGTAGGCGACGGCGGACTCGTAGCCCTTGCTGTTGGACGGGTCGTCGTCCTGGAACCAGGGGGCGTACGCGGGCGTGTCGGTGCCGACGGTCAGCTTCCCCTTGGCCTTGGTGGCGAGCGCGTCCGCCGCGCAGGAGCCGGGCTTGGCGGCCGAGGACGACGGGCCCGAGGCGCTGCCGGCCGTCTCCTGGGGCGCGCAGCCGGACGCGGCGAGGGCTGCGAGGGCGGAGAGGACGGAGGCCGCGGCTATGGCGGCGGAGCGAGAGCGCATGGCGGGAGAGTGGCAGTAGCGCGGGCATGTGTCCAGGTCACACCGTTGCCGTCTCGTATGCCGGAACGATTGTGAAGGGCGTGTTGCCAGGCGCTATGGGCGCGGGCGCCGCGCGTCCGCCGTACGGGCGCGGCCCTTGGCGCGGCCCCTGTCGCGGCCACCGCCGCCGTCACCGCCGCCGTCACCGCCGCCGTCACCGCCGCCGTCACCGCCGCCGTCACCGCCGCCGTCACCGCCGCCGTCACCGCCGCCGTCACCGCCGCCGTCACCGCCGCCGTCACCGCCGCCGTCACCGCCGCCGTCACCGCCGCCGTCACCGCCGCCGTCACCGCCGCCGTCACCGCCGCCGTCACCGCCGCCGTCACCGCCGCCGTCACCGCCGCCGTCACCGCCGCGGTCACCGCCGCGGTCACCGCCGCCGTCACCGTACCCGCCCGTGATCACTCTCTGAGCGCCCCGTCTCAGCATGCGATATCACGTCGGCGTTTCCCCGTCCCTCGTTAGACTGAGCCGACCGCAGCGTGTGCTGCGGCGAGGACTGAGCGAGGAGCGCACGTGGGCCTTGTCGTGC
The DNA window shown above is from Streptomyces showdoensis and carries:
- a CDS encoding SLATT domain-containing protein, giving the protein MQPQPGNPEGPGKGGGPAPDRDLTGAPFPLGDWGEPAERLDELYRWVESNALRTAEWYLSDRVWKRRSARALRVGTALGVIAGAALPLLDLTGAAEGTAGWGYLSLLLGAACLACDRYFGLTSGWMRDVATAQAVQRRLQALQFDWASESVREVLGPTEGTASEAAERCLGVLRRFSEDVTELVRAETADWMVEFRSGPAPLALQAVGTSVARPESGHPSGRFPLPPGTRPNMPRQRPPEPR
- a CDS encoding YbaB/EbfC family nucleoid-associated protein, with product MIPGGGQPNMQQLLQQAQKMQQDLARAQEELARTEVEGQAGGGLVKATVTGAGELRALVIDPKAVDPEDTETLADLIVAAVQAANDNAQQLQQATMGPLAQGLGGMPGLGF
- the recR gene encoding recombination mediator RecR codes for the protein MYEGVVQDLIDELGRLPGVGPKSAQRIAFHILQAEPTDVRRLAQALLEVKEKVRFCAVCGNVAQQEQCNICRDPRRDLTVICVVEEPKDVVAIERTREFRGRYHVLGGAISPIEGVGPDDLRIRELLARLADGAVTELILATDPNLEGEATATYLARMIKPMGLKVTRLASGLPVGGDLEYADEVTLGRAFEGRRLLDV
- a CDS encoding DUF5063 domain-containing protein codes for the protein MSDATLHSITQDPDDFAVQIADSIESFIVATTEVAKGDEPDSAVPFLLLEVSQLLLAGGRLGAHEDIVPDERYEPDPGPDVDVDELRMGFAVLLEPVDVFSEVFDPYEPRKAPVPARISDNLADIVTDLRHGLAHYRAGRTSEALWWWQFSYFSNWGPTASATLRALQSLVAHVRLDQPLAALDGLDTDEDLTEDDLAEEAGRVMAEEIAGPLGLGRPKG
- a CDS encoding amino acid ABC transporter ATP-binding protein, translating into MTAVLRLESVRKTYAGHPVLREVDLEVPQHSVTVLIGASGSGKSTLLRCANLLEEIDDGAIFLDGEEITDPRVDADTVRRRIGVVFQAYNLFPHMSVLDNITLAPRRVHKAERREAEERARELLVRLGLGDKAGEYPDRLSGGQQQRVAIARALASRPRLLLLDEVTAALDPELVGEVLNVVRDLKEEGMTMVIATHEMGFAREVADQVCFLADGVVLERGTPAEIFGAPSHERTQRFLSRIVEAGRL
- a CDS encoding amino acid ABC transporter permease; the encoded protein is MYRPSQRRIERERYKRSRTRRATAVATLSTALTLTVLFLVVTGSPGWPRTKETFFNAEYARQALPKVLDGLWLNLQLLVVCGAVTLVLGLLLAVARTLRGPAFFPLRALATAYVDFFRGLPLIICLLAVIFGVPALRLQGVPTDPVVLGGTALVLTYSAYMAEVFRAGIESVHPSQRAAARSLGLSNAQTMRFVVLPQAVRRVVPPLLNDLVSLQKDTGLVSIAGAVDAVYAAQILSSKTFNYTPYVVAGLVFVLLTIPMTRFTDWVTARMNRRQSQGGTV
- a CDS encoding ABC transporter substrate-binding protein, whose amino-acid sequence is MRSRSAAIAAASVLSALAALAASGCAPQETAGSASGPSSSAAKPGSCAADALATKAKGKLTVGTDTPAYAPWFQDDDPSNSKGYESAVAYAVAQKLGFAKGDVVWQKVAFNNAFAPGAKTFDFDINQVSINEDRRKAVDLSSGYYDVRQTIIALKNSKAAKATSLADLKGAKLGAQVGTTSLDVINDLIKPDQQPSVFQKNDLAKAALKNGQVDAIVVDLPTAFYITGAEVTEAKVVGQFETPAGAAKEQFGLVLDKDSALTSCVSQAVDALRKDGTLAAIEKQWLSDAAGAPVLK